One Megasphaera vaginalis (ex Bordigoni et al. 2020) genomic region harbors:
- the nagA gene encoding N-acetylglucosamine-6-phosphate deacetylase, with amino-acid sequence MKAIIDGMLVLPDEILAGYVLLYEDDRITDIVPRKGIRLGRCTEIVDADGNFVVPGFINEHIHGCGGADVMDVDAAALATMQRLLPRTGVTSFLPTTMTAGREEIEKALIRIREAKENTGARILGAHLEGPFINAEYKGAQAAEAIETADFSWLYPYKDVIKIITVAPETLPDQQFLQACDAAGIIVSVGHSAATYEDVTAVMEGRQMYHVTHVYNAMTGLHQRRPGIVGAALVSEKAHCEIICDNLHVHPAAQKIAYRLKGKDKLILITDSLRACLTADSISELGGQTVYVKDGAARLEDGTLAGSIAAMNEVVYNAAVNMGASLPEAVAMASLTPARDLGVDQFLGSLEKGKQADMVVLDKEDFHVKTTLIAGEIAYSES; translated from the coding sequence ATGAAAGCTATTATAGACGGAATGTTAGTACTGCCGGATGAAATCCTCGCCGGTTACGTACTTCTTTATGAGGATGACCGGATAACGGATATTGTGCCGAGGAAGGGTATCCGCCTCGGCAGATGTACAGAAATCGTCGATGCCGACGGAAACTTCGTCGTTCCGGGATTTATAAACGAGCATATTCACGGCTGCGGCGGGGCCGATGTGATGGATGTCGATGCAGCGGCGTTGGCAACGATGCAGCGGCTCCTTCCCCGTACCGGTGTTACCTCTTTTTTGCCGACGACGATGACTGCCGGCAGAGAGGAGATTGAAAAGGCGCTAATACGCATCCGCGAGGCTAAAGAAAATACAGGCGCGCGTATCTTGGGCGCCCATTTGGAAGGACCGTTTATCAATGCCGAATACAAAGGGGCTCAGGCGGCCGAAGCAATTGAAACGGCCGACTTTTCCTGGCTGTATCCCTATAAGGATGTGATCAAAATCATTACCGTCGCACCGGAAACCTTACCGGATCAGCAATTCCTGCAAGCCTGTGATGCTGCCGGTATTATCGTTTCCGTAGGACACAGCGCAGCAACATATGAAGACGTGACGGCAGTGATGGAAGGGCGGCAAATGTATCACGTGACGCATGTATATAATGCCATGACAGGGCTGCATCAACGCCGCCCCGGTATCGTCGGCGCCGCGCTCGTTTCCGAAAAGGCCCATTGTGAAATTATCTGTGACAACCTTCATGTTCACCCGGCGGCGCAGAAGATTGCCTATCGGCTGAAGGGCAAGGACAAGTTGATCCTCATTACCGATTCGCTGCGAGCTTGTTTGACTGCTGACAGTATATCGGAGCTCGGCGGACAGACCGTTTATGTCAAGGACGGAGCGGCGCGGCTGGAAGACGGGACTTTGGCCGGCAGTATTGCCGCGATGAATGAAGTTGTCTATAACGCCGCCGTCAACATGGGGGCGTCCCTTCCTGAGGCTGTAGCCATGGCTTCGCTGACGCCTGCCAGAGACCTCGGCGTCGATCAGTTCCTGGGTTCTCTGGAAAAAGGGAAACAAGCCGATATGGTTGTTCTCGATAAAGAGGATTTTCACGTCAAGACAACACTGATTGCCGGAGAAATCGCATATAGCGAATCATAA
- the dapA gene encoding 4-hydroxy-tetrahydrodipicolinate synthase, with protein MLTFGNVITAMITPFHDDGSVNYEGAVDLAKHYVRHGSDGILIAGTTGEGATMTVAEKLRLFRDISAAVGDEVLVMGNVGSNDTAATVAFAKEAEKTGVDCLLVIVPYYNKPNQDGCYAHFAAVAKATDKPIIIYNVPGRTGGKILPETVVRLAHDFPNIIGVKEASGDLDAATIIARDTADNFNVYSGDDSLTLPILSVGGTGVISVASHIIGPQMNEMIRAYKAGDIGKAAAMHQKYLAVMTGIFCTVNPTPIKTCCRMLGLPAGPFRLPMVDASPEVASFLKKMMEDAEIL; from the coding sequence ATGTTAACCTTCGGTAATGTTATAACTGCTATGATCACACCCTTCCACGACGACGGGTCCGTCAATTATGAAGGCGCCGTGGATTTGGCGAAACATTATGTACGTCATGGTTCTGACGGCATTCTCATTGCCGGTACGACAGGTGAAGGCGCGACGATGACTGTCGCGGAAAAACTCAGACTGTTCCGCGATATTTCGGCCGCTGTCGGAGATGAAGTGCTGGTGATGGGGAATGTAGGCTCCAATGACACGGCGGCAACCGTTGCGTTTGCCAAAGAGGCGGAAAAGACCGGTGTTGACTGTCTTCTGGTCATCGTTCCGTATTATAACAAACCGAATCAGGACGGTTGTTATGCCCATTTTGCCGCCGTTGCCAAAGCAACGGACAAACCGATCATTATTTATAACGTACCCGGTCGTACGGGCGGTAAGATTTTGCCGGAAACCGTTGTCCGCTTGGCTCATGATTTCCCGAATATCATCGGGGTCAAGGAAGCCAGCGGTGATTTGGATGCGGCGACGATTATCGCCAGAGATACGGCTGATAACTTCAACGTTTACAGCGGTGACGATTCGTTGACGTTGCCGATTCTCTCTGTCGGCGGTACAGGGGTTATCAGTGTGGCTTCCCATATTATCGGGCCGCAAATGAATGAAATGATTCGGGCTTATAAAGCCGGCGATATCGGCAAAGCCGCCGCTATGCACCAAAAATATTTAGCTGTCATGACCGGGATTTTCTGTACTGTCAACCCGACGCCGATCAAAACCTGCTGTCGTATGCTCGGCTTGCCGGCAGGGCCCTTCCGGCTGCCTATGGTCGATGCCAGTCCGGAAGTAGCCTCGTTCTTGAAAAAGATGATGGAAGATGCGGAAATCTTATAA
- a CDS encoding aspartate-semialdehyde dehydrogenase, with translation MNKKPTVAILGATGAVGQEFIRLIEERRFPYGQLKLLASFRSAGKKMTVGGTEYTIEEARPESFEGVDIGLFAGGSVSKELAPEAVKRGCVVIDNSSAFRMDPDVPLVVPEVNPEDISWHKGIIANPNCSTIIMLMALKPIHDLSHIKDIVVSTYQAVSGAGKEGIDELREETEAYLKGEEMVARILPSKSLPKHYPIAFNVIPHIDKFMENGYSKEEMKMVNETHKIFHDDTIAVAPTTVRVPVFRSHSEAIRVETERELDIEAVRKAIESFPGARVQDDPAEMAYPMPLYTSEKYDVYVGRIRKDLYNPKAINLWVTGDQIRKGAALNALQIAEYMIAHGMV, from the coding sequence ATGAACAAGAAACCGACAGTTGCTATTTTAGGCGCTACTGGTGCCGTAGGGCAAGAATTTATCCGTCTGATTGAAGAACGCAGGTTTCCATACGGCCAATTGAAACTGTTGGCTTCGTTTCGTTCTGCCGGCAAGAAAATGACCGTTGGCGGTACGGAATATACGATCGAAGAAGCCAGACCGGAATCTTTTGAAGGTGTCGATATCGGTTTGTTCGCCGGCGGTTCGGTGAGTAAGGAATTGGCGCCGGAAGCGGTTAAGCGCGGTTGCGTCGTCATCGATAATTCCAGTGCTTTTCGCATGGATCCCGATGTACCTCTCGTCGTTCCGGAAGTCAATCCTGAGGACATTTCCTGGCATAAGGGCATCATTGCCAATCCGAACTGTTCGACGATCATCATGCTCATGGCTTTGAAGCCGATTCATGACCTTTCCCATATTAAGGATATCGTTGTCAGTACTTATCAGGCCGTATCCGGCGCCGGCAAGGAAGGCATAGACGAGCTTCGCGAAGAAACGGAAGCCTATTTGAAAGGGGAAGAAATGGTAGCGAGGATTTTGCCGTCCAAGAGTCTGCCGAAACATTATCCCATTGCGTTCAACGTTATTCCCCATATTGATAAATTTATGGAAAACGGTTATTCCAAAGAAGAAATGAAAATGGTTAATGAAACACATAAGATTTTCCACGACGACACGATTGCCGTTGCGCCTACAACGGTACGCGTTCCCGTTTTCCGCAGTCATTCCGAGGCGATTCGCGTTGAAACGGAGCGTGAACTGGATATCGAGGCCGTACGCAAAGCCATTGAGTCATTCCCGGGGGCCCGTGTTCAGGATGATCCGGCGGAAATGGCGTATCCCATGCCTCTCTATACGTCGGAAAAGTATGACGTATATGTCGGTCGTATCCGTAAGGATTTATATAATCCGAAAGCCATCAATCTCTGGGTCACGGGAGACCAGATCCGTAAGGGCGCGGCGCTGAATGCCTTGCAGATTGCGGAATATATGATTGCTCATGGCATGGTTTAA
- the dapB gene encoding 4-hydroxy-tetrahydrodipicolinate reductase, giving the protein MLKVLVNGADGRMGSQVVKAVHEDTELEIVGGVSITHIGEDIGELAGVGKLGMVVREGLGVALDELKPDVVVDFTIPAAVFENAKVCIEHHVNIVIGTTGLTAAQRDELGVLAVKNGTSVFIAPNFSIGAVLMMKVAAEIAPYLPDAEIIELHHNNKLDAPSGTAIMTANTIQQAIAAAETEKSPDRTRESLEGARGAKVDGIPIHSVRLPGYVAHQEVLFGGYGEYLTIRHDSVDRKSFMPGVILAVKKVSSRPGLTFGLEYYL; this is encoded by the coding sequence ATGTTGAAGGTACTGGTAAACGGTGCTGACGGCCGTATGGGCAGCCAAGTCGTCAAAGCCGTTCACGAAGATACAGAATTGGAGATTGTCGGCGGCGTCAGCATTACTCATATCGGCGAAGATATCGGTGAGCTTGCCGGCGTCGGCAAGCTGGGCATGGTCGTGCGCGAAGGGCTGGGGGTGGCCCTGGATGAACTGAAGCCCGATGTTGTCGTGGACTTTACGATTCCTGCCGCTGTTTTTGAAAATGCGAAGGTCTGTATCGAACATCACGTTAATATCGTTATCGGTACGACAGGACTGACGGCCGCGCAGCGCGATGAGTTGGGCGTTCTGGCTGTCAAAAACGGCACGTCGGTCTTCATTGCGCCGAATTTTTCCATCGGCGCCGTTTTGATGATGAAAGTTGCCGCTGAGATCGCGCCGTATTTGCCGGATGCGGAGATCATTGAGCTTCATCACAATAATAAGCTTGATGCGCCGTCCGGTACGGCAATCATGACAGCCAATACGATTCAGCAGGCGATTGCCGCCGCCGAAACCGAGAAATCACCCGATAGGACCCGCGAAAGTCTCGAGGGAGCGCGCGGTGCAAAGGTTGACGGCATTCCTATTCACAGTGTGCGGCTGCCCGGTTATGTTGCCCACCAGGAGGTACTTTTCGGCGGGTACGGTGAATATCTGACGATTCGCCATGATTCTGTCGACAGGAAGTCTTTTATGCCCGGTGTCATTCTGGCCGTTAAGAAAGTTTCTTCCCGTCCGGGGCTGACCTTTGGTTTGGAATATTACTTATAA
- the recN gene encoding DNA repair protein RecN has translation MLQSLHIHNFALIEDLQLTLSTGVSIFTGETGAGKSILLDAIGMLAGKRASASFVRHGAEAFLVEGAFFFAPCNTALTDFLAVHHIECEDGELIISRQFHRNGRGSVLINGTLVPLTTVRQIGSYLLDIHGQFDNQLIFDPSYHVRILDSLTTALQAERRRYDGLYRKWRDVVREADELRKNDREKMRLLSVLNFQIREIEDSQLKRGEDEALEETIRKAAHAEHITENLRSALYLLEGSDRQKGLVEGIGDLQRSLAKASAYDEFFTETADKAESLAYEFEELQDRLMRYASSFDFDAAALDKMQSRLAAIEKLKRKYGSTIEEIEAFLKQAKEEKDRLENAENRLAEMERHIAAAEKELRSCAALLQKLRSAAARLFSEQMQKTLMRLGMPKAVISFQVEEMTEITPIGAAAVELYFSANAGEAVQPLAKIASGGEVSRIALALKTAMHAKQDGKTVIFDEIDVGISGQTGLQVAAHIRQLRGDGQVLCITHLSQTAAIADHHYFLYKAEKNSRTVTQVKELSEAEHTAEIARMFAGDHVNEAGIEAARQIIAQVRDKS, from the coding sequence ATGTTGCAGTCGCTGCATATTCATAATTTTGCTTTAATCGAAGATTTGCAGCTGACATTATCGACAGGTGTCTCTATTTTTACCGGTGAAACAGGCGCCGGTAAATCGATCTTATTGGATGCCATCGGTATGTTGGCAGGAAAACGCGCTTCAGCATCCTTTGTCCGTCACGGGGCAGAGGCTTTTCTCGTTGAAGGCGCGTTCTTTTTTGCTCCCTGTAATACGGCGCTGACCGATTTTCTGGCAGTTCATCATATTGAATGCGAAGACGGCGAACTGATTATTTCCCGCCAATTTCACCGCAACGGTCGCGGCTCCGTGCTGATTAACGGGACTCTCGTTCCCTTGACGACGGTGCGGCAGATCGGCAGTTACCTGCTCGATATTCATGGTCAATTCGATAATCAGCTGATTTTTGATCCGTCTTATCACGTGCGGATTCTGGACTCTCTTACGACGGCGTTGCAGGCAGAACGGCGGCGGTATGACGGTTTGTATCGAAAATGGCGTGATGTGGTGCGGGAGGCCGACGAATTGCGCAAGAACGATCGTGAAAAGATGCGTCTCCTCAGCGTGTTGAATTTTCAAATCAGGGAAATAGAAGACAGTCAGCTGAAAAGGGGAGAAGATGAAGCGTTAGAAGAGACGATTCGCAAAGCTGCTCATGCCGAGCATATAACGGAAAATCTGCGTTCCGCCCTTTATCTGCTGGAAGGAAGCGACAGGCAAAAGGGTTTGGTAGAAGGCATCGGAGACTTACAACGCAGTCTTGCCAAGGCTTCAGCGTATGACGAGTTTTTTACGGAAACGGCAGACAAGGCGGAAAGTCTTGCGTATGAGTTTGAAGAATTGCAAGACCGGTTGATGCGTTACGCGTCTTCCTTCGATTTCGACGCGGCGGCTCTCGATAAGATGCAGTCGCGTTTGGCGGCAATTGAAAAGCTGAAACGGAAATACGGTTCTACGATTGAAGAAATAGAAGCGTTCCTGAAACAGGCCAAAGAAGAAAAGGACAGACTGGAAAATGCAGAAAATCGTCTTGCCGAAATGGAACGCCACATCGCTGCGGCCGAGAAGGAACTGCGCAGTTGCGCCGCTCTGTTGCAGAAGCTGCGGTCGGCGGCGGCGCGGCTGTTCAGCGAACAGATGCAAAAGACCTTGATGCGCCTTGGCATGCCGAAAGCGGTCATTTCTTTTCAAGTGGAAGAAATGACGGAGATCACTCCGATCGGTGCGGCTGCTGTCGAATTGTATTTTTCGGCGAATGCAGGGGAAGCTGTGCAGCCGTTGGCCAAGATCGCGTCGGGGGGAGAGGTGTCGCGCATCGCGTTAGCCCTGAAAACGGCGATGCATGCGAAACAGGACGGCAAAACCGTGATCTTTGACGAAATTGATGTCGGCATCAGCGGGCAGACGGGACTGCAGGTCGCCGCGCATATCCGACAACTGCGCGGCGACGGGCAGGTACTTTGTATTACTCATTTGTCCCAGACGGCAGCGATTGCCGATCATCATTATTTTCTCTATAAGGCGGAAAAGAACAGCCGTACCGTAACGCAGGTAAAGGAGCTGAGTGAAGCGGAACATACTGCGGAGATCGCCCGCATGTTTGCCGGTGATCATGTAAACGAAGCCGGCATTGAAGCGGCGCGTCAGATCATTGCACAAGTGCGCGATAAAAGCTGA
- the argR gene encoding arginine repressor, which produces MKRFRYTKIKEIVQSRPIETQEELAKALQEEGIEVTQATVSRDIKELMLIKVPTSDGHYRYALSPEQNMLMSKNRMARLFQDSIVRVESCMNQIVIHTLPGSADMIASAIDHAKWESVMGTIAGDDTILVLTNSPETVPRLVKLIVSLMKE; this is translated from the coding sequence ATGAAACGATTCCGTTATACAAAAATTAAAGAAATTGTCCAGTCCCGTCCCATTGAAACACAGGAGGAATTAGCCAAAGCACTGCAGGAAGAGGGGATCGAAGTTACGCAGGCCACCGTTTCCCGCGACATAAAAGAACTGATGCTGATAAAGGTGCCGACGAGTGACGGCCATTATCGGTACGCCCTCTCGCCGGAACAGAACATGCTCATGTCCAAAAATCGCATGGCCAGACTGTTTCAAGATTCCATCGTCCGGGTCGAATCCTGCATGAATCAAATCGTTATCCATACATTGCCCGGTTCGGCCGATATGATTGCGTCGGCTATTGATCATGCCAAATGGGAAAGCGTTATGGGAACCATTGCCGGCGATGACACGATTCTGGTTCTCACGAACAGTCCGGAAACGGTGCCTCGTCTGGTGAAGTTGATCGTTTCGTTGATGAAGGAATAA
- a CDS encoding tRNA (mnm(5)s(2)U34)-methyltransferase, translated as MKNAVTMMHLLLEPHIHAASVLVDMTCGNGYDTLFLADRAAPSARIYAFDIQQAAIEATRQRLARNGIAPSRVQLRQGSHDELLAELTDTPDIIIFNLGYLPNGNHAIHTECATTAAAIKIGLNKVPKNGIIMIAAYPGTPDGAAENQTVYDLLCSVEQAAYDVSLWQPINQIHRPPLLYLVQKRGYA; from the coding sequence GTGAAGAATGCCGTTACGATGATGCATCTTCTGTTGGAACCGCATATTCACGCAGCGTCCGTGCTGGTCGACATGACTTGCGGCAACGGCTACGATACCCTGTTTTTAGCCGATCGTGCGGCGCCGTCTGCCAGAATATACGCCTTTGACATTCAGCAGGCGGCCATTGAAGCGACGCGGCAGCGTCTCGCCAGGAACGGTATCGCACCCAGCCGCGTGCAGCTGCGGCAAGGATCGCATGACGAGTTGTTGGCGGAATTGACGGATACGCCGGATATTATTATCTTTAACTTAGGCTATTTACCGAATGGGAATCATGCCATTCATACGGAATGCGCAACGACAGCGGCAGCCATTAAAATAGGCTTGAATAAAGTTCCGAAAAATGGGATAATTATGATAGCAGCATACCCCGGTACACCGGACGGTGCGGCAGAAAATCAAACTGTATATGATTTGTTATGCAGTGTCGAACAAGCCGCTTATGATGTTTCTCTGTGGCAGCCGATCAATCAGATCCATCGGCCGCCGTTGCTATATCTTGTACAGAAAAGAGGATACGCATGA
- a CDS encoding NAD(+)/NADH kinase, giving the protein MRVGIFPNLVKKESAALVRQLIGICEKYDAEYYLPAYVGQSTQHVYASIKPEHLRPHLSIFDTVDVAMVLGGDGTILKLAKNFAGTGIPICGVNLGSLGFLYEVEGKSLESRFADILNGHYFLEERSMLHSELHYDDGLVQILPTALNDIVIGHGNVGKMIRVDMSINGRFVHQYPGDGLLVSTPTGSTGYTFSAGGPIVAPNVKCLLVTPICPHLLLKVPTVLNENDTISFSVTNSRNVVRISVDGMMDLEFMKTMVLEVRKSDKKLTFMRFNENYFYNNLFTKLISAE; this is encoded by the coding sequence GTGCGTGTAGGGATTTTTCCGAATTTGGTCAAAAAGGAAAGCGCCGCTTTGGTACGGCAGCTGATCGGCATCTGTGAAAAGTATGACGCCGAATATTATTTGCCGGCCTATGTCGGGCAGAGTACGCAGCATGTTTATGCTTCCATTAAGCCGGAACACCTGCGTCCGCATCTGTCAATTTTTGATACTGTCGATGTCGCCATGGTTCTTGGCGGTGACGGGACCATTCTTAAGCTGGCGAAAAATTTTGCCGGCACAGGGATTCCTATTTGCGGCGTCAATCTAGGCTCTCTCGGGTTTCTTTATGAAGTGGAAGGAAAATCGCTGGAAAGCCGGTTCGCCGATATTTTAAACGGTCATTACTTCCTTGAAGAACGGTCGATGCTTCACAGTGAGCTCCATTATGATGACGGTTTGGTGCAGATACTGCCGACGGCTTTAAATGATATCGTTATCGGACATGGCAATGTCGGCAAGATGATTCGCGTCGATATGAGCATTAACGGCCGGTTTGTACATCAATATCCCGGAGACGGCCTGCTCGTATCCACGCCGACAGGCAGCACGGGGTATACTTTTTCGGCAGGCGGACCGATTGTAGCGCCGAATGTCAAGTGCCTGCTGGTTACGCCGATCTGTCCTCACCTGCTCTTAAAGGTGCCGACCGTATTGAATGAAAATGACACGATCAGTTTTTCCGTTACGAACAGCCGCAATGTCGTGCGTATATCCGTTGATGGCATGATGGATCTGGAATTTATGAAGACGATGGTCCTTGAAGTTCGCAAATCCGATAAGAAACTGACGTTTATGCGGTTTAATGAAAATTATTTTTACAATAATCTGTTTACGAAGCTGATCAGTGCCGAATAG
- a CDS encoding TlyA family RNA methyltransferase, protein MQQKERLDVLLFNRGYFESREKAKAAVMAGIVFVKEQRVDKAGTKIDVAAEITVKGKRMPYVGRGGLKLEKAMQVFPIDLNGVMMIDIGASTGGFTDCALQNGAAKVIAVDVGYGQLAWKLRTDARVVNMERTNIRNVTPADIGSPADFISIDVSFISLLKIMDAVVPLLRTGGEMVTLIKPQFEAGREKVGKGGIVRDKLVQRDVIRRVAGGIAAAGISPLALTYSPIKGADGNIEYLLYSRKDEQVHNDLDDDTIAAVVAMSHEM, encoded by the coding sequence ATGCAGCAGAAAGAACGACTTGACGTGCTGCTCTTCAACCGCGGTTACTTTGAAAGCCGTGAAAAGGCGAAAGCGGCTGTCATGGCAGGTATCGTCTTTGTCAAGGAGCAGCGCGTCGATAAGGCCGGTACCAAAATAGATGTAGCTGCCGAGATTACGGTGAAAGGGAAGCGGATGCCGTATGTGGGCCGCGGCGGCTTGAAACTGGAAAAGGCGATGCAAGTTTTTCCCATTGATCTCAACGGTGTGATGATGATTGATATTGGCGCTTCGACCGGAGGCTTTACGGATTGCGCCCTTCAAAACGGCGCTGCCAAAGTCATCGCCGTCGACGTCGGTTATGGCCAACTGGCGTGGAAGCTGCGGACAGACGCGCGTGTCGTCAATATGGAACGAACGAATATCCGTAACGTGACGCCTGCCGATATCGGCAGCCCGGCAGATTTCATTTCCATCGACGTCTCTTTCATTTCGCTTCTGAAGATCATGGATGCCGTCGTCCCGCTTCTGCGTACAGGCGGAGAGATGGTGACGCTGATCAAGCCCCAATTTGAAGCGGGACGGGAAAAGGTGGGAAAAGGCGGCATCGTTCGCGACAAACTCGTTCAGCGCGACGTTATCCGCCGCGTTGCCGGCGGGATCGCGGCGGCCGGCATATCACCGCTGGCCCTGACTTACTCGCCGATCAAAGGCGCCGACGGAAATATAGAATATCTCCTGTATAGTCGTAAAGACGAACAGGTGCATAATGATCTCGACGATGACACCATTGCCGCCGTCGTCGCAATGTCTCACGAAATGTAG
- a CDS encoding polyprenyl synthetase family protein: protein MNCKAYLKEKKAVIDGRLATLLQTEVPQFRGLYEAMNYSLLAGGKRLRPILLLAAVEALGKDSTPYLDLACALECIHSYSLIHDDLPAMDDDDLRRGKATNHVVYGEGTAILAGDGLLTFAFELMARQRHIDGEKLTRCIALFAAAAGPAGMVGGQAFDLAAEGQAVDLEGLQLLHQMKTGIIFRGAIDMAAILADADDASAKALSRYADNMGLTFQITDDILDVTGEAAVLGKPVGSDVKNHKATYVTVFSLEKARQMAAEAARNAVEALAVFGDEAWFLRELVAYLLTRVQ from the coding sequence ATGAACTGCAAGGCGTATTTGAAGGAAAAAAAAGCCGTCATTGACGGCCGGTTGGCAACGTTGCTGCAAACCGAGGTGCCTCAATTCCGGGGATTGTATGAAGCGATGAATTACAGCCTTCTGGCAGGCGGCAAGCGGCTCCGTCCGATTCTGCTGCTGGCAGCCGTTGAAGCCTTGGGCAAGGACAGCACACCCTATTTGGATCTGGCCTGCGCACTGGAATGTATTCATTCTTATTCCCTTATTCACGATGATCTGCCGGCAATGGACGATGATGACCTTCGTCGCGGCAAGGCGACGAACCATGTCGTTTACGGCGAAGGCACGGCGATTCTCGCCGGAGACGGGCTTTTGACCTTTGCCTTTGAGTTGATGGCCAGGCAACGACACATTGACGGGGAAAAACTGACTCGCTGTATCGCTCTGTTCGCGGCGGCAGCCGGCCCGGCCGGGATGGTTGGCGGTCAGGCTTTCGATCTGGCGGCAGAGGGTCAGGCGGTGGATCTTGAAGGACTGCAGCTTCTTCATCAGATGAAAACGGGTATCATCTTCCGCGGCGCCATCGATATGGCGGCGATTCTGGCCGATGCCGATGACGCTTCCGCAAAGGCGCTGTCCCGTTATGCCGATAACATGGGGCTGACCTTTCAGATTACCGACGATATTCTCGACGTTACCGGTGAGGCGGCTGTTTTAGGTAAGCCTGTCGGCAGTGATGTCAAGAATCATAAAGCGACGTACGTGACGGTCTTTTCTCTGGAAAAGGCGCGGCAGATGGCGGCCGAAGCAGCGCGCAATGCCGTTGAGGCGTTAGCCGTTTTCGGTGATGAGGCCTGGTTTTTACGGGAACTGGTGGCGTATTTGTTAACGCGCGTACAATAA
- the xseB gene encoding exodeoxyribonuclease VII small subunit, whose amino-acid sequence MARTTDKLKSFESNYEKLEELVASLENTDLTLKESLDLFEKAISLSQTCESALTYAKQRAEALADLASPVVSVDEEWDESVEEGTLDL is encoded by the coding sequence ATGGCGAGAACAACTGATAAATTGAAAAGCTTTGAAAGCAACTACGAAAAATTGGAAGAACTGGTGGCGTCCCTGGAAAATACGGACCTGACGCTGAAAGAATCCCTCGATCTTTTTGAAAAAGCGATCAGCCTTTCGCAGACTTGTGAGAGCGCGTTGACCTATGCGAAGCAGCGGGCCGAGGCGTTGGCTGATCTGGCGTCGCCTGTTGTGTCTGTCGACGAAGAATGGGACGAGTCGGTTGAAGAAGGGACATTGGATCTATGA